The genomic DNA TCGGAGTACGGCATCACGTCCTTCACGTATCGCCGCCGCCGCCCGTTCGACCCGGACGAACTCCTCGAACAGCTTCGGACGCTTCCGTCATCGGTCGTCCGGGCGAAGGGGCCGTTCTGGGCGGCCGGACGCGACGAGACGGCATTTCTCCTGAGTCTAGCGGGGCCGACCGTTCAAATCGAGGTGCTCGGTCCGTGGCTTGCCGGGCTCCCCGATATCGAACGTGAGATGTACCGGAACAGCCGCCCCGACGTTTCGTGGCACGACGAACACGGGGACCGCCGGACAGAACTCGTCTTTATCGGCCGGGATATCGACGCTGATGCCCTCACCTCGCAGCTTGATGCGTGCCTCGTCGCCGATACAGCACAGGATGGAACCGACAGACAGAGAGTGCTGCCGGCAGATGACGACACACTCGTCGTCGACGACACGCACACGAGTGGTAGAGCCGGCCGATAGCAGTAGCTGGCAATACCGTCTCTTTATTCAGTTTAGCACAGAAAACGCCGGCAAAAAGGATTTGTGTTTGTGCATGTGTATACAAACTACTTGATGGAGTATCTGTGGAGAGCTATTAATAGCTGAGAAATTTTGCGTAAATAAATCGTGCACCCAACCACCGATAAACGATATCCAGCGACGGGCGACAGCGGGCGCTTTATTACTCAGTTCGACTAGCTTCGAAGCATGTCACAGGGCGAGTCGAACGACGCCGAGAAAGACTCCGGGTCTCTCAAAGAGGGGCTCTCCGAATCCGCCGGGGACCCGCGGGTCCACTTGGTGATGAACCTGCTACTGTCGGCGATGTTCGTCTACACCCTGCTGTGGGGGCTGGACTTCCTTGGGACGCTCGAGTTCACTCGCCTCAGATTCGCCTTCGGGACCGTCGTTATGATGGGGCTGACGCGGACGCTCATTTGAGCCGCGGGCGTCCTCACCACCGGCCTTCGGCTCAATCGTCGGGCCGTATCGTCAGCACGGGAACCGGGCTCTTCCGGACCACCTTCTCAGCAACGCTGCCCATCACCAGCCGCTCGGCGCCCGACCGCCCGTGGGTCCCCATCACGACCGCGTCCATACCCTCCGTGTCAACGTAGTCGAGTATCTCCTCGCTCGGCTTCCCGTACTCGATGGTGTCGACGACATCGACACCGTGGTCGGCACAGAGCTCCGTAACGCGTTCGAGCGCCTGCTTTGCTTCGCTTTTCTGTTCGTCGAGTATCTCACCGTGCTCGGCAGATGCCGGCTCGGGGCCGGCGGTAAACTTCCCGAGCGGCATGGGCTCGACGGCGTACAGAGCATGTACCGTTGCGCCGTGTTCTGCCGCCAACTCGGCACCCGTCTCGACGGCCCCCTCCGCGGGCTTGCTCCCGTCTGTCGGCATTAGCACCGTTTCGAACATACAGGTGCCTGTTCGAAGGTATCAGGTATATAGTTCATCGACAGCGGTGGACGGTAACACCAGCCGCTACGAGTGGCTGGCCGCTCGGCGGCGCTGGTCCACCGTAGAAGCACCCACCAACTGGCATCAAGAGCCGCAGCGCACCCGCCGGCTATCGGGAGTACGTCAGCCGCAGCACGACGCGGTTGAGGCGAGCTGTGACCTTCCTGATGAAGACCTCGTGTCGGAGCACCGAGCGTGCTTCCGACTCCGCAATCTCGATTCGTTCGCCTTCAAAAGGGTTTGTGGCGCTCCGTTCGCCCTCCTCCTCGACGGTGTCGACGACGGACGACACGCCACAGCGGCCACACGCCTCGGTTTCCTTGGTCCCCATTACCAATGAGTTGGCCCTGCCGGCTGTTAAGCGTTCTGTCGCCCCTGCTCGGAAGGATTTACCCCGCCCCCGGCGAAACACCCACAACAGTCATGAGCCAGACCGAGACGGAAGCGGGGGCGGAGGCTCCAGCGGGGGACGATATCCCTGTCTGGGACGACGAGTACATAGAGGCGGTCAGCAAGCGTCTCTGTCACCACTACGACCTCGAAAAGAACCGCCGAGTCGAGGGAACAACGTTCTCGCTCTACGGGGAGATGGTTCTCGAAAACACGAAACACTTCCTCCATCCGGCGATAACCATCGCCCGACACGAATCCCGCGAGCACCTGTTCGTACAGCGGGTCGCAGAGCTCACTGAAGCCGACCTCGACCGCCTTGTAGCGACTGGCCATGCGCTCGCCGACGAGTGGATAGACGCCGACGGCGAACATTACAGCACGGAGTTTACGTTCGTCACGGTCGTTCCATCTCTCTCCGAGGACGTTCGCTCAGCGGTCCAGTCGCTCGACGAGCGGACGCTGCTGAAATACGGCTATCACGGCCACTACGAGGTGAATCTCATCGTCGTCGCGCCGGACGCCGGCGAGCTCGTGGCGAACGAGGGCGTCGATGTCGCCGAAGCCTTTGCGACGTGGGACGAAATCGAACGGACGGAACCGGGGCTGCTCCAGTTGGTCGCGCGCCGCCTCCAGCTGTGACCGTTCTGTGTCCCGCCTGGACCTCTGGCTCGGTTTCCCGCCGCCGAAGCCGCGGGCTTTAGTGACTGCTCCTCCGCGTTTGGCGTATGTCCGAGTTCGGCGCTCTCTCGCTTATCCCACCGCTTTTCGCAATCGCTCTGGCGCTTGTCACCCGAAAGGCCGTGCTGTCGCTGTTTTTGGGTATCTGGTCGGGCGGCATCATCTACGTCGGCGGGCCGAATCCTCGCGCCGACCCGACTGGATGGGTGCACGCGGTCGTCGCGGATGGGTTCGGTCTCTTTACCACGTTTGACTGGATTGTCATGGCGATTATCGCCGACGATGGGTTCCACGCACAGATTTTGCTCTTCTTGCTCCTGATTGGCTCCGGCGTGGCGATGGTCTGGACTCTCGGCGGTGCGTACGCCGTCCGGGACTGGGCGCTCCGGCGTCTCGATACGCCCCGGAAGGGTATGCTTGCCACGTGGGTGCTTGGACTGTTGCTGTTCTTCGACGACTACGCCAACACCGCCATCGTCGGGAGCACGATGAAAGATGTCTCTGACCAGTTGCAGGTCTCCCGCGAGAAGCTCTCGTACGTGGTTGACTCCACGGCAGCTCCGGTATCGACAGTCCTGTTGTCGTCGTGGGTGGCGTTCCAGATCGGGCTCATCGATGACGCCTACGGGAGACTGGGACTCACGGGCGAGGACGCCCCCTCGGCGTTCGAGGTGTTCCTCAGTTCGATTCCGTTCAACATGTACGCCATCCTCGCCATTGCAATGGTCGGCATCATCGTGGTGACGGGGCGTGACTACGGGGAGATGCTCACCGCCGAGCGTCGGGCGTGGCGGACCGGCAAAGTCTATCGCGACGGCGCTCGGCCCATGCAAGACGCCGAAGCGGGGCTGGGAGAGCCAGCGGCGGACACCCACCGCCTCAGTAGCTTCTTCGTACCCGTTGTTGTGCTTATCGTCGTGACACTCGGGGCGGCGCTGTACACCGGTTATCTCGCGGCCGGCGCTGACCTGACCGGGATGGTCATCGAAGGCGATTACACCGCAGCGCTCATCTACGGCTCGTTTGCGATGGTTGCTTCCGGCTTCCTGCTCGGCAAGTTCCACGGCATCCTCGATGTCGGCGCGTCGACAGACACTACCATCAACGGGTTCGGCATCATGCTTACCGCTGTCACCATCCTCGTGCTCGCGTGGGGCATCGGCACCGCCGTGGGCACCCTCGGGACTGGCGAGTACGTGAGCGGCTTCGCCGAGGCGGTGCTCAATCCGGCCGTGCTGCCGGCGGTCGTGTTCGCGATTGCGGCCGTCATCGCGTTCGCGACAGGGACCTCGTGGGGTGCAATGACGATTCTGACGCCCATTGTCATCCCCGTTGCGTGGGAGTTGACCGGCTCCCACGAGATGACCGCGGCGGTCGTCGGGATGGTCTTTTCCGGAACGGTGCTTGGCGACCACACGTCACCGATTTCGGATACCTCCGTGCTGTCCTCGACCTTTACCGGCGCTGACCTCATCGACCACGTCCGTACCCAGTTGTACTACGCTCTGACGGTTGGCGTCGTCGTCGTCGCGCTCATTCTCGTCTGGGGTCTCACCGGCATCTCGCCGCTGCTGCTGTTGCCCGTCGGCGTGTTGGCTCTCGTGGGACTGGTCTACGCGCTCTCCGAGTTTGACGCCCGCCGAAGAGGCGTTTCACCAGTCGCGGTGCGTGAAGCGAGCGAGGTGAACCAGCCCGTCAAGCCGCCTATCGGCGGCCAGACGGCGGACGATGAGAAGCAAACGGCCGACGACTAGATCGGGGCTACTCATACAGAGGGGGCGCGGAACCCCACGGCTTTAGCCGTGGGAGGAAGCGCGTCACTTGTGAATCTAACTACGCGCTACAGCACGACTGGGTTTCAAATCCCTCTTTTCAAGTAATACTCAGACAAATCAAATGCTAGTGCCAGCGAGCCACAAGTGTTCGCAGGTACGGGCGGTCGTCAGCCCGCTCCGAACTCGGGGCCGACGAAGCGAGCGTGCTACCCTGTCCACACTGGACACGGGTTCTCCGCACCCCACACAGGGTTCGAGTGGAGGTTACCGAGAATTAAATCGGCGTGCCCCATCGCCTCGCCCTCGCAAGAGCGCGAGAGTGCCTCTCCATAGGTCAGTACCCACGGTCGTTTGAAGCGGACGTGGAGTACCCGAGTGTGGAATAGAGTAATTCCACACGGGGAACCGACGGGTTGCAGTCAGCCTACGACGATACGGTCGCTCGGGCCGAAACCCCACTACGGGTGGAAGCCCACGACTTCACTCGTGGGTAGCTGACGCGGCTGTATTACCGTCTGGGACTGCCGCAGGGTAGTGGTACCACCTCAGCTTGAGCCAACGCTACCGAACGTACTCGGCAAAATGGTAGCCAGCGGCCCACGACGAATGGTTCAAAACCGGAGGTGTGAGGTCGACCCCGGCTCGTCGTCATCATCGTCGTCGCTCGGCCCGGCATGGATGTAGCTGACGTTGTCGTCGGTGAGATACACCTGTCCGTCCTCAGCGGCGACATCGACAGACGGCAGCGTTGAGCCGGCCGCCGGACCGTTGTCACAGCCGCCCGAGCAGCTGTCGAAGGCGGAGCCGTGCTTCGGACAGACGACGCTCCCGTCTCGCACAACCGCGCCGACATCCTCGCGGTATAGCCGCTGGTCTTCGTGCGTACAACGGTTTTCCCATGCCTCGACATCCGAGTCGGCGCTGTCGTCCTCGCAGGGAACGACGATGATTTCACGTTCCTCGCCTCCACCGACCCGGCCAGTAAAGAGCCACACACCCTCCTCGCGGACCGTCTCGATGTCCGTCAGTCGGTACCGTACCATCGCGCCGTCATACGCTCGCGGCCGGCTTTGGACTGTCGATGCCGGAGGCTGCCACTCCCAGCGCAACTGTCGTGGGGGACAGCGAACGCGTTCGGACAGCGCGGCGACCGCAGTTCGCCCGACGGCCGCGTACCTTCTTGTCGCTGCCGACCGTAGCCGGCGGTGTGCTTCGCACCGTCCGTGACGCCGGGCCGACCGTCCTCGTGCCGCTCGCGTGGCTTGTCGTCGCAGCCGCCCATCGCGGGCTGGTTAGCGACCACGCACTCCTCGTGGCCCACGTCGTGATGGCCGCGTTCATCGCCGGCTTTGCCGTCACCGGCTGGTCGGAGATGGACGACGGCGCACTCCGGGCGTGGCGCGCCGTATTGGTCGTCGGCCTCGGAGTGACGCTTTCCGGAATCGCCGGCTTCCTGCTCCCGTCGGAGCCGTTGCGTGCCGTTAGCATCGTCGGCTGGATGCTGCTTCCCGCCGCCGGACTGCTGTATACTGGTTACTTGTTCACCGCCGCACGGACGGTCTATTTCGGTGCCGGCTGGCTCTCGGTGGCTGGCGCGGTCGTCTACACCATCTCGCTCTGTGGCGACGGCCCGCTCGTTCTTGTCGGCATCGCGCTCGTGGGGGCTGGCCAGACTGTCGGCATCGTTGACGCTGCGATGCGGGACGACCGCGAGCAATGAGCGCCCCGAATCAGCCGATAACGACCCGGAACGACTCCGTCGTCGTTGCATACAGTTCCATTTCAGTGCCTTTCTCGGAGTAGGTCGTTCCAACAGGCGCGACGAGGCCGGCTTTCTGCAGTTGGTCGAGATGATACGAGACAGTCTGGATTGAGGTCTCGGTCTCCTCGGCAATCGCGGAGGCAGCAGCCGGTGCGGGCTGCAGCGACCGGACAATCTGTCGGGCTGTCGATGATGACAGCGCCTCGATGACCGCGCCGTCCTCCAGCGTCACCGACTCGACGGCTGGCTCATCCGGGCGGTCAAGCCGAGGCGATGCGAGTTCGTCAACGCCCATGGCTCACCCGTCGGACGAGATAGACGACTGCTGCGACCCAGAGAACGGCCATATATCCGTAAACGGCGTCGCCTGCGGGGCTAATCGACCCGGCGACGGCGGCAACCGGGTATGTCGCAATGCCGCTGGCAACCGGCGCGCCGAGATACAGCCGTGGGTCCGGCATCCAGCCATGCTCCGCCCCGCGAACCGCCTCGATATCCTTGTACAGCAATGCGAACGTGACAAACGACAGCACGAAGACGACGGCAAGTAACGCGAAAACGCCCCAGAACAGCGGGTCGGCGTCAGGGCCGTCAGCAAAGGCTTCCCACGCCAGCGTGGCGAAAAGCGGCGGCGTAGCGACCGCATACACCGAAAGCAGTGTCCACCACGGGATGTTGTCACCGCCGACCGCCTCCCGTCGGTCGAAAAACGACGGCGCGATTGGGTATGTCCATGCGTGTCCGAAGATGGCCTTGCCGCTGGCCACGAGGACGAACCCTATGTTGAGAAGGATGCCGATACCGATTCCGAAGGTCCCGACAAAGACAGCGAGCAACAGGACGAACACGACCGGGTCCGGCAGGAGGGCGTCGGCGGCGAACGTGACCCCGAGCATACCGAAGACGCCAACGATGGCAGCTAGGTAGAACAGTTGCCAGTTCGCCGCGTTCCGGGCGTTCTCGCGGGTGAAATCGTGGTCGGCGGCTGCATACACGACGAGCGGACCGATAAAAAACGTCAGGAGGCCAAGCAAGTGGACGAAGATGCCCGAGAGCGTTCGCTCGGCGAGGATATCCGGTCCGGGAGGCGTCTGCTCAGCCGGGTCGGTCGGAGGGGTCGGCTGCGAACCGCCTGCACTGTTCGGCTGCGGGTCGGTCGGGGAATCGTGGGTGTTCGACATTGGTAGGGTCGGTGGTGGTCAGTGTGGCTGTGACGCCGTTTCATTTCGAGACGAACTGCTCTGGCGTCGGGAGCAAGCTCCTCGCGCCGTCGGTTCTGACTTTTCGGGCGATGCGCTCGGCGAGCAGCAAGAAAAGACAGAGAACAAAGAGGTTCCCTGCGGCAGCCCAAAAGCCGTTGTCGCTCTGGACTGCGGGGTCGACCATTGCGACGGCGGCGACGACGCCGACGACAAACAGCACGAGGCTCAACTGGAACCCGGCGAGGACGAGCGTCCGGATACCAGCCGGGTTGCGAAGCCGGACGAAGTCGGCCAGCGAAAGCGTCTCAAGCGGTGTCGAGTGTGACAGCGCCTCCGCGCCTTCGGGGGAGAGCGGCCATTCCGATTCGGGATGGTTAATATAGTATAGGGTAATCGACTCAGGATAGGTTTCGGCGGCGACCACGTCGATTTCGTGGAGCTCGTCGAGCCGGTTGCGGACCGTCTCCTTGCTCACCTCCGGCTGGACGCGAGCACGGATTTGCTCCGCCGAAAAGAACGGCCGCTCGGCTTCGAGCATCGTCTCGACGACGTGCCGCTGTGTTAACTTCTTGTTGAGGTCGAACTCGGTTCGGTCTTCTATCCACGCTGGGAGGGCCATTGCTCGGTATCTCGCCGTTTGTCGACCGGGAGAATAAACCCCCACCCGGATTTTGCGGGCGCCAAACGGACTGTACCGTCTGTGAAACGGCCGAAATGCCGCCGGAGCTGTATTTGCGGCCGAATCTCTCTCAGTATCCTAATGCCGCCCCATCGCCCCGGGGGTCAGCACCGCCTTCGAGCCAGCCGGTCTCGCCGTCGATCCAAATCGCCTGTGCGTGGCCCATGCGCTCGCTCCAATCTGCGGCTTTCCTCGCCGGCTGTCCACGCCGTCGCAGCTCCCGGACGACACCGTCCGAGACCCGACCCTCAAGTGATAGTTCGTGGGACTCAGCTCCCCACGTCCGACCCAGCAGCCACCGCGGAGCCTCGATTGCCTGCTGGACATCGTAGCCGAAATCGACGAGCCGCGTCACGAGCGCGGCGTGGGTCTGTGGCTGTCCCTCACCGCCCATCGTCCCGTAGACGGCGCGGGCCTCGCCGTCTTCGCACAACAGCCCCGGAATCAGCGTATGGAACGGCCGCTTCCCGGGTTCGAGTCGGTTGGGATGGCCGTCTGCCAGCGAGAACGACGCGCCGCGGTTCTGCATGAGAACCCCCGTGTCGCCGCCAACGACGGCGCTACCGAAGTCGTGGTATATCGACTGTATCGCCGAGACGGCCAGCCCGTCTTCGTCGACGACGGAGAATGCGACGGTGTCACCGCTGGCGTCGACCTGTCGGCTATCGCCGTCGAAGTCGATTCCCGGCTCGACATCGGCTGCCGGCTGGGCGTGCCCAGCGTCGATGTACTGGCGGCGGTCGTCAGCGTACGCCGCCGATGCCAGCGTCTCCGTTGGAATGTCGACGAAATCGGGGTCGGTAAGCCACGCATCGCGGTCCGCGAAAGCGACCTTCACCGCCTCGGCAAGGTGGTGGTAGTAGTCGGCGGTCCCGTCTCCCCACGCGGCGACATCGAACCCGTCGAGCAGATTCAATAGCTCGATGGCCGCGAGCCCCTGCGTGTTCGGCGGGAACTCGTAGGCCGTGTAGCCACGGTAGGTTGTCGAGAGCGGCTCGACCCACTCGGCGGTGAACGCGGCGAAGTCGTCGGTCGAAAGCGGCGACCCGCGGTCGCCGATATCGGCGACGATGCGCTCTGCGATGTCGCCCTCGTAGAACGCCCGCGCGCCGGCCTCGGCGATGCGTTCGAGCGAGTCCGCGAGCGCTGGCTGGGCGAACAGCTCGCCCTCCCGTCGCGGCTGACCGTTGTCCAGAAAGACATCGCCAGACGAGGGATGGGCCGTCAACTCCGGTACGTCTTCGACGAGCCAGTCGGCCAGCGACCGCGAAACGGCGGTGCCCTCGCGGGCGTGTCGTATCGCGTCATCGAAGAGGGCTGCCCACGGGAGTCGGCCGTATTCCTCGTGGGCTCGCCGCCAGCCGTCAACGGCTCCGGGGACCGTCAGTGCTGCCAGCGGCCCACGCTCCGGAATATCGTCCAGCCCCCGTTCTCGGTAGTGCTCCCGCGTCGCGCCAGCGGCGGCCGGGCCGCTGGCATTGAGGCCCCGAACGTCGCCATCGGGCTGTTTGACGAGCCAGAAGCCGTCGCCGCCGACCCCGGCCATGTGTGGATAGACGACACACAGCGTCGCGTTGGCAGCGATGGCGGCGTCAACCGCGCTGCCGCCCGCACGAAGCACGTCCAACCCAGCCGAGCTCGCGGCGGCGTGTGGCGTCGTAACCATCCCGCGCGGCGCTCGCGTCGGCGGCCGTCCCGTTGTCGGTCCGTCAGGGCATGTCATAAGTTCACAACTCGGGGTAATTAATATAAAACGTGCCGTTCTACACCTGCCGAGCGGCTTGGGCTCGACCATCCGAAACACCCTCAATGATTATGCGGTTGGAAGGCGGCTAGTTGGCTATGGCTCAGACCGTTCTCTGCGTCGATACACCCGACCGTGTCTCGACCGTTACCGATGCCGTTGCTGCTGGCGACGACCTCAACGCGGTTTCGGCGACATCTGTTTCGGATGCCACGGAAGTACTCATCGACGACCCCGTTGTCTGTGTGGTTACTGCCTACGACCTCTCTGATGGGACGGGACTCGACATCGTCGGTGCAATCAGAGAACATGCACCACAGACTCCATGCGTGCTCTTTACCGACGCTTCTCCCGGAGAAA from Natronomonas pharaonis DSM 2160 includes the following:
- a CDS encoding universal stress protein encodes the protein MFETVLMPTDGSKPAEGAVETGAELAAEHGATVHALYAVEPMPLGKFTAGPEPASAEHGEILDEQKSEAKQALERVTELCADHGVDVVDTIEYGKPSEEILDYVDTEGMDAVVMGTHGRSGAERLVMGSVAEKVVRKSPVPVLTIRPDD
- a CDS encoding Na+/H+ antiporter NhaC family protein, coding for MSEFGALSLIPPLFAIALALVTRKAVLSLFLGIWSGGIIYVGGPNPRADPTGWVHAVVADGFGLFTTFDWIVMAIIADDGFHAQILLFLLLIGSGVAMVWTLGGAYAVRDWALRRLDTPRKGMLATWVLGLLLFFDDYANTAIVGSTMKDVSDQLQVSREKLSYVVDSTAAPVSTVLLSSWVAFQIGLIDDAYGRLGLTGEDAPSAFEVFLSSIPFNMYAILAIAMVGIIVVTGRDYGEMLTAERRAWRTGKVYRDGARPMQDAEAGLGEPAADTHRLSSFFVPVVVLIVVTLGAALYTGYLAAGADLTGMVIEGDYTAALIYGSFAMVASGFLLGKFHGILDVGASTDTTINGFGIMLTAVTILVLAWGIGTAVGTLGTGEYVSGFAEAVLNPAVLPAVVFAIAAVIAFATGTSWGAMTILTPIVIPVAWELTGSHEMTAAVVGMVFSGTVLGDHTSPISDTSVLSSTFTGADLIDHVRTQLYYALTVGVVVVALILVWGLTGISPLLLLPVGVLALVGLVYALSEFDARRRGVSPVAVREASEVNQPVKPPIGGQTADDEKQTADD
- a CDS encoding Rieske (2Fe-2S) protein, which translates into the protein MVRYRLTDIETVREEGVWLFTGRVGGGEEREIIVVPCEDDSADSDVEAWENRCTHEDQRLYREDVGAVVRDGSVVCPKHGSAFDSCSGGCDNGPAAGSTLPSVDVAAEDGQVYLTDDNVSYIHAGPSDDDDDDEPGSTSHLRF
- a CDS encoding ArsR/SmtB family transcription factor yields the protein MGVDELASPRLDRPDEPAVESVTLEDGAVIEALSSSTARQIVRSLQPAPAAASAIAEETETSIQTVSYHLDQLQKAGLVAPVGTTYSEKGTEMELYATTTESFRVVIG
- a CDS encoding DUF4870 domain-containing protein, which translates into the protein MSNTHDSPTDPQPNSAGGSQPTPPTDPAEQTPPGPDILAERTLSGIFVHLLGLLTFFIGPLVVYAAADHDFTRENARNAANWQLFYLAAIVGVFGMLGVTFAADALLPDPVVFVLLLAVFVGTFGIGIGILLNIGFVLVASGKAIFGHAWTYPIAPSFFDRREAVGGDNIPWWTLLSVYAVATPPLFATLAWEAFADGPDADPLFWGVFALLAVVFVLSFVTFALLYKDIEAVRGAEHGWMPDPRLYLGAPVASGIATYPVAAVAGSISPAGDAVYGYMAVLWVAAVVYLVRRVSHGR
- a CDS encoding helix-turn-helix domain-containing protein — translated: MALPAWIEDRTEFDLNKKLTQRHVVETMLEAERPFFSAEQIRARVQPEVSKETVRNRLDELHEIDVVAAETYPESITLYYINHPESEWPLSPEGAEALSHSTPLETLSLADFVRLRNPAGIRTLVLAGFQLSLVLFVVGVVAAVAMVDPAVQSDNGFWAAAGNLFVLCLFLLLAERIARKVRTDGARSLLPTPEQFVSK
- the ggt gene encoding gamma-glutamyltransferase gives rise to the protein MTCPDGPTTGRPPTRAPRGMVTTPHAAASSAGLDVLRAGGSAVDAAIAANATLCVVYPHMAGVGGDGFWLVKQPDGDVRGLNASGPAAAGATREHYRERGLDDIPERGPLAALTVPGAVDGWRRAHEEYGRLPWAALFDDAIRHAREGTAVSRSLADWLVEDVPELTAHPSSGDVFLDNGQPRREGELFAQPALADSLERIAEAGARAFYEGDIAERIVADIGDRGSPLSTDDFAAFTAEWVEPLSTTYRGYTAYEFPPNTQGLAAIELLNLLDGFDVAAWGDGTADYYHHLAEAVKVAFADRDAWLTDPDFVDIPTETLASAAYADDRRQYIDAGHAQPAADVEPGIDFDGDSRQVDASGDTVAFSVVDEDGLAVSAIQSIYHDFGSAVVGGDTGVLMQNRGASFSLADGHPNRLEPGKRPFHTLIPGLLCEDGEARAVYGTMGGEGQPQTHAALVTRLVDFGYDVQQAIEAPRWLLGRTWGAESHELSLEGRVSDGVVRELRRRGQPARKAADWSERMGHAQAIWIDGETGWLEGGADPRGDGAALGY